The Lactuca sativa cultivar Salinas chromosome 2, Lsat_Salinas_v11, whole genome shotgun sequence genome includes a window with the following:
- the LOC111905748 gene encoding receptor-like cytoplasmic kinase 176: MSSCFCVWSKTESSELDCKKVLSAATVLHSPRSQAEILKSPNLKSFSFNVLRTSTRNFRPDSVLGEGGFGLVFKGWIDEHSLSAAKPGTGTVIAVKRLNQEGLQGHQEWLAEINYLGQLHHPNLVQLIGYCLEDDQRLLVYEFMSRGSLENHLFRRSSYFQPLSWNLRLKVALGAAKGLAYLHSPDAKVIYRDFKCSNILIDSNYNAKLSDFGLAKDGPIDGKSHVSTRVMGTYGYAAPEYMATGHLTERSDIYSFGVVLLEILTGRRCIDKNRPSNEQILVDFVKPYLISKRRILQIIDQRIDGQYSSDVAMRAAILAMKCLAREPKYRPSAAELVKTLEHLQELQKASENCRKESVRKQIGNKNSGCRRPVASNGGRV; encoded by the exons ATGAGTTCTTGTTTCTGTGTTTGGTCGAAAACAGAAAGCTCTGAACTTGACTGTAAAAAGGTTTTATCCGCTGCAACAGTACTACATAGCCCTCGGAGCCAAGCTGAGATATTAAAGTCACCAAATTTGAAGTCGTTTAGTTTCAATGTGCTTAGAACATCCACCAGAAACTTCCGTCCTGATAGTGTATTGGGAGAAGGTGGTTTCGGTTTAGTTTTCAAGGGTTGGATAGATGAACACTCGCTTTCAGCTGCTAAGCCTGGAACTGGCACTGTTATTGCTGTCAAACGATTAAATCAAGAAGGCCTTCAAGGTCACCAAGAATGGTTG GCAGAAATCAACTATTTGGGGCAGCTACATCATCCAAATCTTGTACAACTAATCGGTTACTGCTTAGAGGATGACCAAAGACTTCTTGTATACGAGTTCATGTCTCGAGGCAGCTTGGAAAACCATCTTTTCAGAA GGAGTTCTTACTTTCAACCTCTCTCATGGAACCTCCGATTGAAGGTTGCTCTTGGTGCTGCGAAAGGGCTTGCATACCTTCATAGTCCAGATGCAAAAGTGATATATCGCGATTTCAAATGTTCCAATATCTTGATTGATTCT AACTACAACGCAAAACTTTCGGATTTCGGGTTGGCAAAAGACGGGCCAATCGATGGGAAAAGTCATGTGTCTACAAGGGTCATGGGGACTTACGGATATGCAGCTCCAGAGTACATGGCTACAG GTCACTTGACTGAGAGAAGCGATATCTACAGTTTTGGGGTGGTTCTTCTTGAAATTTTGACGGGAAGACGATGCATAGACAAGAATCGTCCATCTAATGAACAAATACTCGTGGATTTTGTTAAGCCTTATTTGATCAGCAAACGAAGGATTCTTCAAATCATTGATCAGCGGATCGACGGTCAGTATTCTTCGGATGTTGCCATGAGAGCTGCAATTCTTGCAATGAAGTGTCTTGCGAGAGAACCTAAGTACAGGCCGAGTGCTGcggagttggtgaaaacgttggAACACCTTCAGGAATTGCAGAAAGCGTCGGAGAATTGTAGAAAAGAATCGGTTCGGAAACAGATCGGCAACAAAAATTCTGGTTGCCGGCGACCGGTGGCTTCTAATGGAGGTAGGGTTTAA